Proteins encoded together in one Camelus dromedarius isolate mCamDro1 chromosome 11, mCamDro1.pat, whole genome shotgun sequence window:
- the A4GALT gene encoding lactosylceramide 4-alpha-galactosyltransferase isoform X1, producing MTPASSCWRLLTSPGEMLSRPPDWLLWLLRGAPRQRVCTLFIISFKFMVFVSVMIYWHIVGEPRGQGHFSNLPADIPCPHLVPPTPASGTPPPGNIFFLETSDRTNPNFLFMCSVESAARTHPESRVVVLMKGLPGGNASLPRHLGLSLLGCFPNVRILPLDLEELFRDTPLAAWYAAVRQRWEPYLLPVLSDASRIALLWKFGGIYLDTDFIVLKNLRNLTNALGTQSRYVLNGAFLAFERHHEFMALCMRDFVAHYNGWIWGHQGPQLLTRVFKKWCSIRSLGESHFCRGVTTLPCEAFYPIPWQNWKKYFEDITPEELSRLLNATYAVHVWNKKSQGTSFEATSRALLAQLHSRYCPTTHEAMKMYL from the exons atgAC ACCAGCCAGTTCCTGCTGGAGGCTCCTGACATCACCTGGGGAGATGCTGTCCAGGCCCCCCGACTGGCTGCTGTGGCTGCTCCGGGGCGCCCCAAGACAGCGGGTCTGCACCCTGTTTATCATCAGCTTCAAGTTCATGGTTTTTGTCTCCGTCATGATCTACTGGCACATCGTGGGAGAGCCCAGGGGCCAAGGACATTTCTCCAACCTGCCTGCCGacatcccctgcccccacttGGTGCCCCCCACACCAGCCTCTGGAACCCCACCTCCAGGCAACATCTTCTTCCTGGAGACTTCTGACCGGACCAACCCCAACTTCCTGTTCATGTGCTCAGTGGAGTCAGCAGCCCGGACCCACCCCGAGTCGCGGGTGGTGGTCCTGATGAAGGGGCTGCCTGGCGGGAACGCCTCCCTACCCCGGCACCTGGGCCTCTCGCTACTGGGCTGCTTCCCCAACGTGCGGATCCTCCCACTGGACCTGGAGGAGCTGTTCCGGGACACGCCCCTGGCAGCCTGGTACGCAGCCGTGCGGCAGCGGTGGGAGCCCTACCTGCTGCCCGTGCTCTCCGATGCCTCCAGGATTGCGCTCCTGTGGAAGTTTGGAGGCATCTACCTGGACACGGACTTCATCGTCCTCAAGAACCTGAGGAACCTGACCAATGCATTGGGCACCCAGTCCCGCTACGTCCTCAACGGCGCCTTCCTGGCCTTCGAGCGCCACCATGAGTTCATGGCGCTGTGCATGCGTGACTTCGTGGCCCACTACAACGGCTGGATCTGGGGCCACCAGGGCCCTCAGCTGCTCACGCGGGTCTTCAAGAAGTGGTGCTCCATCCGCAGCCTGGGCGAGAGCCACTTCTGCCGCGGCGTCACCACCCTGCCCTGTGAGGCGTTCTACCCCATCCCCTGGCAGAACTGGAAGAAGTACTTTGAAGATATCACCCCCGAGGAGCTGTCCCGGCTGCTCAATGCCACCTACGCTGTCCACGTGTGGAACAAGAAGAGCCAGGGCACTAGCTTCGAGGCCACGTCCAGGGCGCTGCTGGCCCAGCTCCACTCCCGCTACTGCCCCACGACGCATGAGGCCATGAAGATGTACTTGTGA
- the A4GALT gene encoding lactosylceramide 4-alpha-galactosyltransferase isoform X2, with translation MLSRPPDWLLWLLRGAPRQRVCTLFIISFKFMVFVSVMIYWHIVGEPRGQGHFSNLPADIPCPHLVPPTPASGTPPPGNIFFLETSDRTNPNFLFMCSVESAARTHPESRVVVLMKGLPGGNASLPRHLGLSLLGCFPNVRILPLDLEELFRDTPLAAWYAAVRQRWEPYLLPVLSDASRIALLWKFGGIYLDTDFIVLKNLRNLTNALGTQSRYVLNGAFLAFERHHEFMALCMRDFVAHYNGWIWGHQGPQLLTRVFKKWCSIRSLGESHFCRGVTTLPCEAFYPIPWQNWKKYFEDITPEELSRLLNATYAVHVWNKKSQGTSFEATSRALLAQLHSRYCPTTHEAMKMYL, from the coding sequence ATGCTGTCCAGGCCCCCCGACTGGCTGCTGTGGCTGCTCCGGGGCGCCCCAAGACAGCGGGTCTGCACCCTGTTTATCATCAGCTTCAAGTTCATGGTTTTTGTCTCCGTCATGATCTACTGGCACATCGTGGGAGAGCCCAGGGGCCAAGGACATTTCTCCAACCTGCCTGCCGacatcccctgcccccacttGGTGCCCCCCACACCAGCCTCTGGAACCCCACCTCCAGGCAACATCTTCTTCCTGGAGACTTCTGACCGGACCAACCCCAACTTCCTGTTCATGTGCTCAGTGGAGTCAGCAGCCCGGACCCACCCCGAGTCGCGGGTGGTGGTCCTGATGAAGGGGCTGCCTGGCGGGAACGCCTCCCTACCCCGGCACCTGGGCCTCTCGCTACTGGGCTGCTTCCCCAACGTGCGGATCCTCCCACTGGACCTGGAGGAGCTGTTCCGGGACACGCCCCTGGCAGCCTGGTACGCAGCCGTGCGGCAGCGGTGGGAGCCCTACCTGCTGCCCGTGCTCTCCGATGCCTCCAGGATTGCGCTCCTGTGGAAGTTTGGAGGCATCTACCTGGACACGGACTTCATCGTCCTCAAGAACCTGAGGAACCTGACCAATGCATTGGGCACCCAGTCCCGCTACGTCCTCAACGGCGCCTTCCTGGCCTTCGAGCGCCACCATGAGTTCATGGCGCTGTGCATGCGTGACTTCGTGGCCCACTACAACGGCTGGATCTGGGGCCACCAGGGCCCTCAGCTGCTCACGCGGGTCTTCAAGAAGTGGTGCTCCATCCGCAGCCTGGGCGAGAGCCACTTCTGCCGCGGCGTCACCACCCTGCCCTGTGAGGCGTTCTACCCCATCCCCTGGCAGAACTGGAAGAAGTACTTTGAAGATATCACCCCCGAGGAGCTGTCCCGGCTGCTCAATGCCACCTACGCTGTCCACGTGTGGAACAAGAAGAGCCAGGGCACTAGCTTCGAGGCCACGTCCAGGGCGCTGCTGGCCCAGCTCCACTCCCGCTACTGCCCCACGACGCATGAGGCCATGAAGATGTACTTGTGA